The following DNA comes from SAR324 cluster bacterium.
ACTCCACGAGCAATCCCAAGATGAGTGATATTAAGGATTGGCAGTCAGATACATTGATCAATATCCAGCGTTTTTTGGATAAATACGCCGCAAAGAGTACAACACATCTCCCCTTAGTTGATGTTATGCGATTTCGAATCAGCGCAATCCTTGGATCTGAGCCAGATCAACTTCGATGGTCTGAAGCCGATGCTGATGAATTGCTGAGATTGATCAAAGCTTATAAACATGTGTTGGAGATTGAGCAGCAGAACATTGTGCAATTGGAGGCCAGCCTAGAAACCCAACTCGGCAGTACTAGCCTCAGGGGTGTGTGAAATCTTTATTTGAATCTACCCAGGAAGTTCTCCTCTCAAAAGAAATCGAGCAAAAAACTCAAGGAGCCCAAAAACTAAAACAAGATTTTGAAGATGGGAAACTCAATCATGAGAAAGCTTTTCCCACCAATGATACTGTGGAAGCAGGTTACCCCTCCTTCCTGAATTTTGTTGCTCCTAAGGACTTACCAAGGAGACGACTCGGGTCCCCTCTTGGTAAGGTTGCACTGCTGCACTCCCTCGCTCACATAGAATTCAACGCGATCAACCTGGCATTGGATGCAGTCTATCGCTTCCAACAGATGCCTAGTCGTTATTATGCTGAGTGGTTGAAGGTAGCAGCTGATGAAGCCAGGCATTTTCAGCTTTTGCAGGGTCGTCTAATCCAACTGGGCAGTGCCTACAGTGAATTTCCAGTCCATTCTGGTTTATGGGAAATGGCTAAAAACACCGCTCATGATGTCCTAGTAAGGATGGCACTAGTTCCACGTGTAATGGAAGCTCGTGGGCTTGATGTTACCCCTGGAATGATTTCCAAGCTGAGAGAGATCAAAGATTCAGAATCTTCCCAGATACTACAGCTTATCTGGGAAGAAGAGATACAACACGTCTCAATTGGAAGCTACTGGTTTCAGTATCTTTGTCAGCAAAGAAAAATCTGCCCAGAAACAACTTACCTCCTTCTATTAAATCAGTATTTTTCAGGTCGATTACGTGGCCCTTTGCATCAGGAAGCACGCCTCCAAGCCGGATTTAGTGAATCTGAACTTGCTGCCCTAGAACAACTGGCCACTCCAAATTGAATCTCCAAACATAAATCAAAACTTTCTCAAATGATTCCCGGGAACTTCCTTTCCAAGGGAACCCCCATCTTATTTGTTCTGCTCTGGAGCACCGGCTTCATTGGTGCAAAATTGGGCATGCCCCATGCCGAACCAATGACTTTTCTGAGTCTACGATTTCTGATCGCAATTTTTTTTCTGGTGCCTTTGGTATGGTGGTATCACGCACCTTGGCCTTCAAATCTCTCAGATTGGTTGCATGCTGGCATTGTTGGTTTGTTGGTCCACGGGGGCTACCTAGGTGGTGTATTCGTCGCTATCAAAGGTGGGCTACCTGCTGCCTTAGCAGCTTTGATCGTCGGCCTACAACCTCTTTTAACTGGGATCCTTGCTGGGCCTCTACTAGGAGAGATGCTCACAAGAAAAAAATGGATGGGACTTTTCTTAGGATTTATGGGGGTTTGGATGGTTGTATCGGAAAAACTACCTGAAGAAAATTCCTTTGGGATGGATTCAATCCTTTTCGCCAGCCTGGCACTAGTCTCCATCACATTGGGTACACTTTATCAAAAACGTTTTGCTACCAAGCTAGATATCCGAACTGGTGCTGTGATTCAGTTTATCTCGGCACTCACAATCTTCGGGCTCTTGTCCCTTTCTTTAGAGACGATGGTTGTTGAATGGACTCTCGAATCCACCTTTGCCCTTTTCTGGTTGGCCCTCGCTCTTTCAATTGGAGCAATCCTCATCTTAATGCGCTTGATTCAGTCAGGTGCGGCTGCAAATGTGGCGAGTCTTTTTTATTTAGTGCCACCTGCTACAGCAGTTGAAGCATGGTGGTTATTTGATGAAAAATTGGGTTGGCTGGCGATTGCGGGGATGATTGTCGCGGTAATTGGGGTCGCAATGGTTGTTCAACGACCCCAGAATCAATTAAAGGCTAGTTAGGTTTAAGCTGGAATCTTTTCCGAAGAGGTCTCCAAGGCAGAATTGGGAATACCATTCCTCCAAGGTAGTTCCACTGGATGATCTGAAAGCAGACAA
Coding sequences within:
- a CDS encoding ferritin-like domain-containing protein translates to MKSLFESTQEVLLSKEIEQKTQGAQKLKQDFEDGKLNHEKAFPTNDTVEAGYPSFLNFVAPKDLPRRRLGSPLGKVALLHSLAHIEFNAINLALDAVYRFQQMPSRYYAEWLKVAADEARHFQLLQGRLIQLGSAYSEFPVHSGLWEMAKNTAHDVLVRMALVPRVMEARGLDVTPGMISKLREIKDSESSQILQLIWEEEIQHVSIGSYWFQYLCQQRKICPETTYLLLLNQYFSGRLRGPLHQEARLQAGFSESELAALEQLATPN
- a CDS encoding DMT family transporter, which translates into the protein MIPGNFLSKGTPILFVLLWSTGFIGAKLGMPHAEPMTFLSLRFLIAIFFLVPLVWWYHAPWPSNLSDWLHAGIVGLLVHGGYLGGVFVAIKGGLPAALAALIVGLQPLLTGILAGPLLGEMLTRKKWMGLFLGFMGVWMVVSEKLPEENSFGMDSILFASLALVSITLGTLYQKRFATKLDIRTGAVIQFISALTIFGLLSLSLETMVVEWTLESTFALFWLALALSIGAILILMRLIQSGAAANVASLFYLVPPATAVEAWWLFDEKLGWLAIAGMIVAVIGVAMVVQRPQNQLKAS